The following are from one region of the Lytechinus variegatus isolate NC3 chromosome 4, Lvar_3.0, whole genome shotgun sequence genome:
- the LOC121413152 gene encoding extracellular calcium-sensing receptor-like, giving the protein MDSRIIGGYRVCQRFDIYDTCTDPNIAVRNSVYFIATQDSKNCESETSPQSIAAVVGPTTSSAAVSVASLFNLFTLPEVSYAATSEILSESRFKYFTRTVPTDTFQARAMAHLVHHFDFHTVALIGNDEGAYGVSGVYMFEDEASKFNICIAYQNIFGVSDDQSDFEEIVNDLRKIPDVRVIVAFANEAPMSRLLNYFADHNVTGYMWIGSDGWGASKTILDPRISRITNGMIGVFPHTETINGFEDYILNLTPEALDYQDPFLNEYWQEFFQCYLPGVSEMDVHEYGRKCTGEESFYSTRPFSNTSLVSSVVDSVEVVARAMHTTLNCDDGQCDSREDVGIPGEVLIECMKNVDFMGHSGYRLSPNERGNLAGDAWYDFYNLQPKYPCSEEFHLKVVGFWKEADVSISNLEEIYWPMTNTCTSASSRPRSICGETCYPGTRRISLDISSCCWICVPCSNNHFSNESNALSCFPCSDEQISNEDRTECLDLPYAFTELTSKIGLAALAIAIIGWLICVAIVIIFMLKENTTIIFHAFARSWTFVLLGIAMTFFTATLSVIPASELTCLIVAGTQLLPVSITEGSLILAAYCTFNKKHVQLNNWALFMIAILFVHGQCILVWMLTSRPVVTKTVDRDHRLVYVDCVSSGSYDGIVVVITYCILLDIIGIFVSFNIRNRDKNFQEGKFIFFSFIIQVMVWVTIMVIYLVLPSGRLYRTFVLSFGLMVSSVANLGCLFVPKLYVLKCKPDINPPIKKRYRDQLWQWKFKRRDGEDEVTAEARFGESIRSHAARSAILNNYRKALAAIRDETAQAIRMYGICNDRIDDMKLRHRRKMEEVSMTTNSIKSSRVQLVLSSPSIEVTYC; this is encoded by the exons ATGGACTCAAGGATCATCGGAGGTTACAGGGTCTGTCAGA GGTTTGATATATACGACACCTGTACGGATCCTAATATCGCTGTGAGGAACTCGGTCTATTTCATCGCAACACAAGATTCCAAAAACTGTGAGAG TGAGACCAGCCCCCAATCCATCGCTGCTGTGGTAGGACCGACAACAAGCAGCGCAGCCGTCTCAGTGGCAAGTCTCTTTAACCTCTTCACCTTACCGGAAGTTAGCTACGCTGCCACGAGTGAAATACTCAGCGAGTCAAGATTCAA ATATTTCACGCGGACAGTCCCAACTGACACGTTCCAAGCCCGAGCCATGGCCCATCTCGTCCACCACTTCGATTTCCACACCGTAGCCCTCATCGGCAACGACGAAGGAGCTTACGGTGTGAGCGGCGTCTATATGTTCGAAGATGAGGCCTCCAAGTTCAACATCTGCATCGCCTACCAAAATATCTTCGGCGTCAGCGATGACCAGTCAGACTTTGAGGAAATCGTCAACGATCTCAG GAAAATCCCAGATGTTCGAGTAATTGTTGCCTTTGCGAACGAAGCCCCAATGAGTCGGCTTCTCAACTATTTCGCAGACCACAATGTCACTGGATACATGTGGATAGGCAGTGATGGTTGGGGAGCATCGAAAACCATACTTGACCCTCGGATATCCCGTATCACCAACGGAATGATCGGAGTCTTCCCGCACACCGAGACCATCAATGGCTTCGAGGATTACATCTTAAATCTAACCCCAGAAGCCTTGGACTACCAGGATCCATTCTTGAACGAGTACTGGCAAGAGTTCTTCCAGTGTTACCTTCCAGGTGTTTCCGAGATGGATGTTCACGAATACGGTAGGAAATGCACCGGGGAAGAGTCGTTTTACAGTACCCGTCCCTTTTCCAACACGTCCTTAGTTTCTTCCGTTGTGGATTCAGTTGAGGTCGTAGCTCGCGCCATGCACACAACACTCAATTGCGATGATGGACAGTGTGATTCGCGCGAAGATGTCGGTATCCCAGGCGAAGTTTTGATCGAGTGCATGAAGAATGTAGATTTCATGGGCCACTCGGGCTACAGGTTGTCTCCAAACGAGCGCGGAAATCTAGCAGGAGATGCCTGGTATGACTTCTATAACTTGCAACCAAAGTACCCCTGCTCGGAGGAGTTTCATCTCAAAGTCGTCGGGTTCTGGAAGGAAGCTGATGTTTCGATCTCAAACTTGGAAGAGATCTACTGGCCGATGACAAACACTTGTACTTCGGCATCTTCCAGACCCAGATCGATATGCGGAGAGACGTGTTATCCAGGTACCCGACGCATTTCTCTTGACATCAGCAGTTGCTGTTGGATATGTGTGCCTTGCTCCAATAACCACTTCAGCAATGAGAGCAATGCCTTATCTTGCTTTCCGTGTAGCGATGAACAAATATCAAACGAGGATCGAACGGAATGCCTAGACTTACCTTATGCCTTTACAGAACTCACATCCAAGATCGGTTTGGCTGCTTTAGCTATTGCCATCATTGGCTGGCTGATATGTGtcgccatcgtcatcatcttcatgcTCAAAGAAAACACAACTATTATTTTCCATGCCTTTGCGCGCTCCTGGACCTTTGTGCTACTAGGAATCGCCATGACGTTTTTCACTGCAACACTCTCTGTCATCCCCGCCTCGGAGCTGACTTGCCTTATCGTAGCAGGTACCCAGCTATTGCCAGTCTCTATCACAGAAGGAAGCCTTATTCTCGCTGCCTACTGCACCTTCAATAAGAAACATGTCCAGCTTAATAACTGGGCGCTCTTCATGATCGCCATCCTCTTCGTTCACGGGCAATGCATCCTGGTCTGGATGTTGACCAGCCGTCCCGTAGTCACCAAGACAGTCGATCGCGACCACCGCCTCGTATACGTTGACTGCGTCAGCTCTGGTAGCTACGACGGCATCGTGGTGGTCATCACCTACTGTATCCTGCTCGACATCATCGGGATATTCGTCTCTTTCAACATCCGAAACCGCGACAAAAACTTTCAAGAAGGAAAGTTcatcttcttttcattcatcattcaAGTCATGGTGTGGGTGACCATAATGGTCATTTATTTAGTGCTACCAAGTGGTCGGCTTTATCGAACCTTTGTGCTATCTTTTGGTCTCATGGTTTCGAGCGTTGCCAATCTGGGCTGTCTCTTTGTGCCAAAACTTTACGTGTTAAAGTGCAAACCTGACATTAATCCACCGATCAAGAAGAGGTATAGAGATCAACTTTGGCAGTGGAAGTTTAAGAGGAGAGACGGAGAAGATGAAGTTACAGCAGAGGCGAGATTCGGCGAATCAATACGG AGCCATGCTGCACGCAGTGCAATACTAAATAATTACAGAAAAGCGTTAGCTGCCATACGCGATGAGACGGCCCAGGCTATACGAATGTATGGTATCTGCAACGATAGAATAGATGATATGAAATTAAG ACACAGACGAAAGATGGAGGAAGTTTCCATGACAACCAACAGCATTAAGAGTAGCAGGGTGCAACTTGTCCTTTCATCGCCTTCAATCGAAGTGACGTATTGCTGA